GGCGGACAGCCTCAGCAGCCCTAGGGCGCTCTCTAACAGCCGGAGTTATGATGGGTGCAATGTTGAAGGGTGAAGACAAATTAACCATCAAAATTGACGGAGGCGGACCAATTGGTGTCATCTTAGTCGATAGTAATGCAAAAGGGGATGTCCGTGGCTATGTTACAAATCCCCAAGTGGACTTTGAGGCAAATGAGCATGGGAAGTTAGATGTTCGCCGCGCGGTTGGTACTGACGGTACTTTATCGGTTGTTAAGGATACAGGTCTTCGTGATTTCTTCACGGGTCTTGTACCCATTGTCTCTGGAGAATTAGGCGAAGACTTCACCTATTACTTTGCCACTTCGGAACAGGTGCCTTCCTCTGTTGGGGTAGGTGTCTTGGTGAATCCCGACGATACAATCCTAGCAGCGGGCGGATTTATTTTTCAATTAATGCCGGGAATAAAGGATGAAACCATTACTAAGGTTGAAGAGCGTTTAAAAACGATTCCTCCGATTTCAAAATTAGTTGAACAAGGCCTTACTCCAGAAGAAATTTTGGAGGAGCTGTTCGGAAAGGAACAGGTAAATGTACTAGAAACAATGCCTGTTCAATTTCAGTGTGTGTGTTCAAAGAATAGATTTGCAGATGCAATTGTCGGTTTAGGTCAAGGTGAAATTGAGGATATGATTGTTGAGGATGGACAGGCAGAGGCTCATTGTCACTTTTGTAATGAAAAATATCTCTTCACGAAAGAAGAGCTTGAAGATCTAAAGAGCCAGGCAAAATAAAAAGCGCAGGGGGAGGAGTTTTTGAGACGAAAGAAGCTATGGATTGTTATTGCAGCACTTATTTTATTGAACTGTCTAACGATTGTCTTTTACCTTGCAAAAGGGAAAGAAACAATTAATGACGAAGTCGTTGCAACCGTGGGGAAAGGTGAAATTACAAGGCAAGAGTGGCTTAATGAGTTAGAGTCTCGATATGGAAAAGATGTACTAAGAGACATGATTGATCAAAAAGTTATTAAAGAAATGGCAGCAAAGTATAAAATTAAGGTCTCAGAGGATGATGTAGAACGCGAATATAGAATCCTTCAAACTACATACAGTTCTCCAAGTGAAAACAAAAAAACTACGGAGAAAAAGTGGAAAGAGCATATTCGTAATAGTCATATTCAGGAAGAAATCCTAACCAGAGATGTAAAGGTATCTCAAAAAGAAATGAAGGCGTATTTTGAAGCGAATAAAGAGCTTTATACCATTCCAACCGCCTATCATTTATCACATATTATTGTGAAATCAAGTGATGAAGCAGAAAAGGCAATCAAGGAACTGTCTCAAGGGTCGAGTTTTTCAGCTCTAGCGATGGAAAAATCCGTTGAAGAATTTTCTGCTAATGAAGGTGGAGACATCGGGTATATTATGGAAGGGGAGGAACGGTATCCTTCTGAATACCTTAAAGCAGCAAAGAAGTTAAAAAAAGGGGCCTGGAGTGAGCCAATTAAAGTGGAACAAGGCTATGCCATTGTTAAGCTTGTAGGGAAAATTGAGGAACAAAAGTATTCTTTTAAGGATGTTAAGCAGCAAATACGCAGAGAAATTGCACTTGAACAAATGAAAACTTCTGCCTCAACCGCAACCTTTTGGGAAGAAACAAAAGTAGAATGGTTTTATGGAAATAAGGACACAGACTAAGAGAAGCACAGAAGTAATTTTTCTGTGTTTTTATTTATAAATTTGGAAATTTCCCACAGCAAAAGTGTTGACAAAACCAATAGAAAACTGATAAATTTTACTATAATACCAATAAAAATACTCGGAATAAAGGAAGAGGTGCTCTAATGGTACGTGTAGCAAATTCAGTTGCAGAATTAGTTGGTCAAACTCCTATTGTTAAATTAAACAGATTAGTAGATGAAAACAGTGCAGAGGTTTATTTAAAGCTTGAGTATTTCAATCCTGGCAGTAGTGTAAAAGACCGTATTGCTTTGGCAATGATTGAAGCAGCAGAAGAGAAGGGTTTAATTAAACCTGGTGTTGATACGATTATTGAGCCTACAAGTGGAAATACAGGTATCGGTTTAGCTATGATTGCAGCAGCTAAAGGATACAAGGCAATTTTTGTTATGCCTGAAACAATGAGCTTGGAAAGAAGAAACCTGCTTCGTGCTTATGGTGCTGAGTTAGTACTTACACCAGGACCAGAAGGAATGAAAGGTGCTATTGCTAAAGCCAATGCACTTGCTGAAGAAAACGGATATTTCGTACCGCAGCAATTCGAAAATGAAGCAAATCCTGAAGTACACCGTAGAACTACTGGTAAGGAAATTGTGGAACAAATGGAACAACTTGACGCATTTATTTCAGGTATCGGTACTGGTGGAACAATCACAGGTGCAGGTGAAGTTCTTCGTGAGAAGTTCCCGAATGTGAAAATTTACGCGGTAGAACCTACTGATTCTCCAGTATTATCAGGCGGTAAGCCAGGTCCACACAAGATTCAAGGTATTGGAGCGGGCTTTGTTCCTGCTGTTTTAAGTACTGAAGTTTATGATGAAGTCATCCAAGTTCAAGCGGAAGAAGCTTTTACAGCTTCACGTCGAGCTGCAAAAGAGGAAGGAATCCTAGGTGGAATCTCTTCCGGAGCAGCTATTCATGCCGCTTTAGAAGTTGCCAAGAAACTTGGAAAAGGTAAAAAAGTACTGGCGATTATTCCTGATAATGGAGAACGTTATTTAAGTACACCGCTTTACCAATATGAAGATTAATCAGTAAAATAGGAGAGGTTTTAGCATAGAGCTATACCTCTTTTTTTTGCTTTAAAAAACATTTTTCTTGTATGATGTAAGAAGTATAAAAATTAGTGGAGGTTTTAAGGGTGCATACATCTGGGAAGTACAGTATTAAATGCGGACCATATCAGTTAGACTTCGGTAAAAAAACCTATATTATGGGGATTTTAAATGCAACCCCAGATTCATTCTCGGATGGTGGAAAGTACAATAATATAGAACAAGCAATTGAGCGTGCCAAAGAAATGGTTGAAAATGGAGCTGATATCATTGATATTGGCGGTGAATCTACCCGACCGGGGTATACTGTTATTTCTGAAAAGGAAGAGATTGAGCGTGTAGTTCCAGTCGTAGAAGCGATTGCTAAACATGTGCAGGTTCCTATTTCGATTGATACATATAAAGCAAAAGTTGCTCAAAGTGCCATTGAAGCAGGTGCCCATATTATTAATGATATTTGGGGTGCAAAGGCAGATGAAGGAATGGCAGCAGTGGCTGCAAAATATAATGCCCCCATTATCCTTATGCACAATCGAAATAATCGAGACTACTCCTTTTTCATAAGAGACGTGTTAAATGACCTGTACGAGAGTATAAATATCGTAAAACAAGCAGGTGTGAGAGATGATCAGATTATTTTAGACCCAGGAATCGGTTTTGCTAAAGACTTGAATGAGAACATTTTGATGATGCAAAACCTAGATACACTAACGGCTCTCGGCTACCCTGTCCTTTTAGGAACATCAAAAAAATCTATGATTGGACAAGCACTCAATCTTCCGATAACGGAAAGGATGGAAGGGACTGGCGCTAGTGTTTGTTATGGAATCCAAAAGGGATGTCAGATCATTCGTATACATGATGTTAAGGAAATGAGCAGAATGGCAAAAATGATGGATGTTCTAATGGGGAAGGGTGTCAGCCTTGGATAAAATATTTGTAAACCAAATGGAATTCTATGGGTATCATGGAGTCTTTCCTGAGGAAACAAGACTTGGTCAGCGTTTTATCGTAGATTTAATGGTGTTAATAGATTTAAAAAAAGCTGGTCAAAGTGATGAACTAGAGTATTCGGTAAACTATGGTGAGTTATTTCAGGTGTGTAAAGAAATTGTCGAGGGAAAACCGTATAAGCTTGTTGAAGCTATTGCGGAAAAAATTGCAGAAACTGTTTTGAAGCGGTTTACTCTTGTTTCCGAAGCAACTGTAAAGGTTATCAAACCAGACCCGCCAATACCCGGACATTATCGGTCTGTTGCAGTTGAAATTACAAGGAGAAGATAAAAATGGGAAATACAGCATTTATTGCCCTTGGATCTAACATCGGAAACAGGTATGATTATTTGACAGAAGCAATAAAACAACTAGCAGATCATCCTGAGATTAAAATGGTAAATATCTCCTCAATCTATGAAACGGATCCTGTAGGATTTGAAGATCAAGATTTATTTTTAAATATGGTGATTGAGGTTATGACTTCACTCTGTGCCCATGAATTACTAGATATTTGCTTAAATCTTGAATTAACACTTGGTAGGAAAAGGGAAATGGTATGGGGTCCAAGAACAATTGACCTTGACATTCTTCTCTATAACCAAGAAAATATTGAAACAGAGAAACTAATTATCCCGCATCCACGGATGCTAGAGCGGAATTTTGTCATGATACCTTTGTCAGAGATAAAACCTGACATAATCATTCCAAATATAGATAAACCACTTGAAGCATTAATCAATGAATTACCTAACAAAGAAGGAGTCCGATTATGGAAGCGGAAAAATGGGGAAGACGTATTCGAGCCTATCGGAAGCTAAAGGGATACACACAGGAAAGCTTTGCGAAGGAACTTAGTGTATCAGTATCAATTATAGGAGAAATCGAAAGAGGCAACCGGCTGCCTACAGGTGAGTTACTAAAGAAAATTGGTCAAACCTTAAATATTACCTTAGAGGAACTAGCACCAAATGAATAGAAGGGGAGGCATTATCGTATGTTGAAAATCGGCAATATTGAAATGAAAAATCAAGTCGTTTTAGCACCAATGGCTGGTGTATGTAACTCTGCCTTCCGTCTAACGGTTAAAGAGTTTGGTGCTGGTTTAGTTTGTGCGGAAATGGTCAGTGATAAAGGAATCGTTTTAAAAAATGCAAAAACGATGAATATGCTTTATATCGACGAACGTGAAAAACCATTAAGCCTGCAGATTTTTGGCGGCGAAAAGAAAACACTAGTTGAAGCTGCACAATTTGTAGATAAAAGTACGAACGCTGATATTATTGATATCAATATGGGCTGCCCAGTTCCCAAAATTACAAAATGTGACGCGGGGGCGAAATGGCTGTTAGACCCGGATAAAATCTATGAAATGGTTTCAGCTGTCGTTGAAGCGGTTGAAAAACCAGTAACCGTTAAAATGCGTATGGGCTGGGATGAGGACCATATTTTTGCAGTCAAAAATGCGCAGGCAGTAGAAAGAGCCGGCGGTCAAGCGATTGCGCTCCATGGTCGTACGCGTGTTCAAATGTATGAAGGAAAAGCGAACTGGGATATTATTAAAGAAGTAAAGCAATCAATTAATATCCCATTAATTGGGAATGGTGATGTCCAAACCCCTCAGGATGCAAAAAGGATGCTTGATGAAACCGGCTGTGATGGGGTAATGATTGGAAGAGCAGCTTTAGGAAACCCATGGATGATTTACCGTACAGTTCAATTCCTCAAAACTGGTAAACTTATGGGTGAGCCCTCCGTTCGAGAAAAAATGGATGTATGTATTTTACACTTAGACCGTTTAATTGCTTTGAAAAATGAAGATGTGGCAGTTAGAGAAATGCGTAAGCATGCAGCTTGGTATCTAAAAGGTGTAAAAGGCAACGCGAAAGTTAGAAATGCGATCAATGAGTGTAATACACGTAATCATATGGTAACCTTGTTAAATGATATGGTCGCAGATGTAGAAGAGAAGGAAAGCCAAGTAACTGTTTGCTAAAGTTGACATATCACTACTCTTTTTCTATAATAGCTTTGTTTAAACACATGACTGCCAGTGAAATACTGGCAGTTTTTATTTATAGTCTTTGTTATCGGTAACCGTTGGTTTTAGAACTCTGTTGATTTGTGCGGAAGGCGCTAGACTCCAGTGGGAGGACGGGACAGGGGAGACCCCGCAGGCGCTTAAGCGCCGAGGAGGCTTCCCGAACCGCCTGGAGCACAAATCAACAGCCTAATTTAACACAGCCTATTTATAAAGGACTTTTTTGATGTCTGAAATCTCAAGTTTGTGTAAAATAATAAAGTATGTAGAAAAAGTGAATGTGCGTAGCATGTACCAGAGGTTTACATAAAAAGAAAGTAATTGGAGTTGATTAGGTATGAGTCAAGAAGAATTAAATGACCAGCTGCAGGTCAGACGTGATAAAATGAACGCCATGCGTGAAAGAGGGTTAGATCCTTTTGGTAAGCGATATGACCGCTCTCATAATATTAAAGAATTAGTAGAGCAATATGCTGAATTGGAAAAAGAAGACCTTGAAGCGAAAGATGTTTCCGTTACTCTTGCAGGTAGGATAATGACGAAACGTGGTAAGGGTAAAGCGGGATTTGCTAATATCCAAGACCTTACCGGGCAGATTCAGGTATATGTTAGAGTTGATGCAATTGGTGCGGAGGCTTATGAAGTATTTGATTCCTCGGATCTAGGAGATATCATTGGTGTAAAGGGTACTCTATTTAAAACAAAGGTCGGTGAACTTTCCGTAAAGGTTCATGAGTTTGAGTTTTTGACAAAGGCTCTTCGTCCTCTGCCTGATAAATTCCACGGGCTCAAGGATGTGGAACAGCGCTACCGTCAACGATACCTTGACCTCATTATGAGCCAAGAAAGTAGATCTACTTTTATTACACGAAGCAAGATTATTCAATCAATGCGTCGTTACTTAGATAACCACGGCTATTTAGAGGTGGAAACACCAATGATGCACTCTATTGCTGGTGGTGCGTCAGCAAGACCGTTTATAACTCACCATAATGCTCTTGATATGGAACTTTACATGCGGATCGCCATTGAACTACACCTAAAGCGTCTAATCGTCGGAGGACTTGAAAAAGTGTACGAAATTGGCCGTGTATTCCGTAACGAAGGTGTTTCTACACGCCACAATCCTGAGTTTACGATGATCGAGCTTTATGAGGCATATGCGGATTACCAGGACATTATGAGTCTGACTGAAAATCTAATTGCCCACATTGCGAGAGAAGTATTAGGAACAACTACTATCCAATACGGAGAGTATGAAGTTAACCTTGAACCTGAGTGGAAAAGATTACACATGGTTGATGCGATAAAAGAATTTACAGGTGTAGACTTCTGGAAGCAAATGAGTGTAGAAGAAGCTCGGGAACTTGCAAAGGAACATAGAGTAGAGATTACCGAACATATGCTATATGGTCATATTGTTAATGAATTCTTTGAGCAAAAGGTTGAAGAAAAGTTAATTCAGCCAACCTTCATTTATGGTCATCCAGTTGAAATCTCTCCACTCGCTAAGAAGAACGAAGAAGATTCAAGATTTACGGATCGTTTTGAGTTATTTATCGTTGCTCGTGAACATGCCAATGCATTTACTGAGTTAAATGACCCAATTGACCAAAGGGAGCGCTTTGAAGCGCAATTAAAAGAGCGTGAGCAGGGTAATGATGAAGCGCATGAAATGGATGAGGACTTTGTAGAGGCATTGGAATACGGAATGCCGCCAACAGGTGGATTAGGAATCGGAATTGATCGTATTGTAATGTTACTAACCAACTCACCATCTATTCGTGACGTATTATTATTCCCATTAATGCGCCATCGTTAATGTTATTATAGAAAGCACTGGGCAACTGGTGCTTTTTGTTTTCTTGCTAAAAGATATTTGAAAATTATTATTTTAGTATATGGGACAAATAAGTTCGAAAAGGTATTGCGCTGAGGAATCAATGGTGGTATATTAATATCTGTTGTTGCGAAACAAACAACTTTTTAAAAAAAGAAGTTAAATAGTTGTTGACATTAAGTTAATAACTTGGTAAGATGATAAAGTCGCTTTTGAGCGATATGATTAATTGCTCTTTGAAAACTAAACAAACAAGAACGTCAACAAACAATTTTTTAGCTTTTTAGAAAAGCTAAGCCAACGTAACAAAATGAGCTATATCAACTTTCTTGGAGAGTTTGATCCTGGCTCAGGACGAACGCTGGCGGCGTGCCTAATACATGCAAGTCGAGCGAATCTTGAGGTGCTTGCACCTCTTGGTTAGCGGCGGACGGGTGAGTAACACGTGGGCAACCTGCCTGTAAGACTGGGATAACTTCGGGAAACCGGAGCTAATACCGGATAATCCTTTTCCTTTCATGAGGAAAAGCTGAAAGTCGGTTTACGCTGACACTTACAGATGGGCCCGCGGCGCATTAGCTAGTTGGTGAGGTAACGGCTCACCAAGGCGACGATGCGTAGCCGACCTGAGAGGGTGATCGGCCACACTGGGACTGAGACACGGCCCAGACTCCTACGGGAGGCAGCAGTAGGGAATCTTCCGCAATGGACGAAAGTCTGACGGAGCAACGCCGCGTGAGCGATGAAGGCCTTCGGGTCGTAAAGCTCTGTTGTTAGGGAAGAACAAGTATCGGAGTAACTGCCGGTACCTTGACGGTACCTAACCAGAAAGCCACGGCTAACTACGTGCCAGCAGCCGCGGTAATACGTAGGTGGCAAGCGTTGTCCGGAATTATTGGGCGTAAAGCGCGCGCAGGCGGTCCTTTAAGTCTGATGTGAAAGCCCACGGCTCAACCGTGGAGGGTCATTGGAAACTGGGGGACTTGAGTACAGAAGAGGAAAGCGGAATTCCACGTGTAGCGGTGAAATGCGTAGAGATGTGGAGGAACACCAGTGGCGAAGGCGGCTTTCTGGTCTGTAACTGACGCTGAGGCGCGAAAGCGTGGGGAGCAAACAGGATTAGATACCCTGGTAGTCCACGCCGTAAACGATGAGTGCTAAGTGTTAGAGGGTTTCCGCCCTTTAGTGCTGCAGCTAACGCATTAAGCACTCCGCCTGGGGAGTACGGCCGCAAGGCTGAAACTCAAAGGAATTGACGGGGGCCCGCACAAGCGGTGGAGCATGTGGTTTAATTCGAAGCAACGCGAAGAACCTTACCAGGTCTTGACATCCTCTGACACTCCTAGAGATAGGACGTTCCCCTTCGGGGGACAGAGTGACAGGTGGTGCATGGTTGTCGTCAGCTCGTGTCGTGAGATGTTGGGTTAAGTCCCGCAACGAGCGCAACCCTTGTTCTTAGTTGCCAGCATTCAGTTGGGCACTCTAAGGAGACTGCCGGTGACAAACCGGAGGAAGGTGGGGATGACGTCAAATCATCATGCCCCTTATGACCTGGGCTACACACGTGCTACAATGGATGGTACAAAGGGCTGCAAGACCGCGAGGTTTAGCCAATCCCATAAAACCATTCTCAGTTCGGATTGTAGGCTGCAACTCGCCTACATGAAGCCGGAATCGCTAGTAATCGCGGATCAGCATGCCGCGGTGAATACGTTCCCGGGCCTTGTACACACCGCCCGTCACACCACGAGAGTTTGTAACACCCGAAGTCGGTGGGGTAACCGTAAGGAGCCAGCCGCCTAAGGTGGGACAGATGATTGGGGTGAAGTCGTAACAAGGTAGCCGTATCGGAAGGTGCGGCTGGATCACCTCCTTTCTAAGGATAATGCAGTCCTTGTGGACTGATAAAAAGTTGACTGTTACTTGTTTGTTTAGTTTTGAGGGAGTAATTCTCTCAAAGCTTTTTTTAATCGTTCTTTGAAAACTAGATAATCGTAAGAAGAAGTCAAAGTAAAACCGAGAATCGCCACATTAGTTTTTCTCTCTTAAGTAATTAAGAAGAAAATAACCTTTTAGGTTAAGTTAGAAAGGGCGCACGGTGGATGCCTTGGCACTAGGAGCCGATGAAGGACGGGACTAACACCGATATGCTTCGGGGAGCTGTAAGTAAGCTTTGATCCGGAGATTTCCGAATGGGGGAACCCACTGCTCGTAATGGAGCAGTATCTTTACCTGAATACATAGGGTATTGAAGGCAGACCCGGGGAACTGAAACATCTAAGTACCCGGAGGAAGAGAAAGCAAACGCGATTCCCTGAGTAGCGGCGAGCGAAACGGGACATAGCCCAAACCAAGAGGCTTGCCTCTTGGGGTTGTAGGACACTCAACATG
This Neobacillus sp. YX16 DNA region includes the following protein-coding sequences:
- the hslO gene encoding Hsp33 family molecular chaperone HslO, encoding MTDYLVKALAYNGQIRAFAVRTTEVVSEAQRRHQTWRTASAALGRSLTAGVMMGAMLKGEDKLTIKIDGGGPIGVILVDSNAKGDVRGYVTNPQVDFEANEHGKLDVRRAVGTDGTLSVVKDTGLRDFFTGLVPIVSGELGEDFTYYFATSEQVPSSVGVGVLVNPDDTILAAGGFIFQLMPGIKDETITKVEERLKTIPPISKLVEQGLTPEEILEELFGKEQVNVLETMPVQFQCVCSKNRFADAIVGLGQGEIEDMIVEDGQAEAHCHFCNEKYLFTKEELEDLKSQAK
- a CDS encoding peptidyl-prolyl cis-trans isomerase, encoding MRRKKLWIVIAALILLNCLTIVFYLAKGKETINDEVVATVGKGEITRQEWLNELESRYGKDVLRDMIDQKVIKEMAAKYKIKVSEDDVEREYRILQTTYSSPSENKKTTEKKWKEHIRNSHIQEEILTRDVKVSQKEMKAYFEANKELYTIPTAYHLSHIIVKSSDEAEKAIKELSQGSSFSALAMEKSVEEFSANEGGDIGYIMEGEERYPSEYLKAAKKLKKGAWSEPIKVEQGYAIVKLVGKIEEQKYSFKDVKQQIRREIALEQMKTSASTATFWEETKVEWFYGNKDTD
- the cysK gene encoding cysteine synthase A, which encodes MVRVANSVAELVGQTPIVKLNRLVDENSAEVYLKLEYFNPGSSVKDRIALAMIEAAEEKGLIKPGVDTIIEPTSGNTGIGLAMIAAAKGYKAIFVMPETMSLERRNLLRAYGAELVLTPGPEGMKGAIAKANALAEENGYFVPQQFENEANPEVHRRTTGKEIVEQMEQLDAFISGIGTGGTITGAGEVLREKFPNVKIYAVEPTDSPVLSGGKPGPHKIQGIGAGFVPAVLSTEVYDEVIQVQAEEAFTASRRAAKEEGILGGISSGAAIHAALEVAKKLGKGKKVLAIIPDNGERYLSTPLYQYED
- the folP gene encoding dihydropteroate synthase, giving the protein MGILNATPDSFSDGGKYNNIEQAIERAKEMVENGADIIDIGGESTRPGYTVISEKEEIERVVPVVEAIAKHVQVPISIDTYKAKVAQSAIEAGAHIINDIWGAKADEGMAAVAAKYNAPIILMHNRNNRDYSFFIRDVLNDLYESINIVKQAGVRDDQIILDPGIGFAKDLNENILMMQNLDTLTALGYPVLLGTSKKSMIGQALNLPITERMEGTGASVCYGIQKGCQIIRIHDVKEMSRMAKMMDVLMGKGVSLG
- the folB gene encoding dihydroneopterin aldolase; the encoded protein is MDKIFVNQMEFYGYHGVFPEETRLGQRFIVDLMVLIDLKKAGQSDELEYSVNYGELFQVCKEIVEGKPYKLVEAIAEKIAETVLKRFTLVSEATVKVIKPDPPIPGHYRSVAVEITRRR
- the folK gene encoding 2-amino-4-hydroxy-6-hydroxymethyldihydropteridine diphosphokinase; translation: MGNTAFIALGSNIGNRYDYLTEAIKQLADHPEIKMVNISSIYETDPVGFEDQDLFLNMVIEVMTSLCAHELLDICLNLELTLGRKREMVWGPRTIDLDILLYNQENIETEKLIIPHPRMLERNFVMIPLSEIKPDIIIPNIDKPLEALINELPNKEGVRLWKRKNGEDVFEPIGS
- a CDS encoding helix-turn-helix transcriptional regulator, whose translation is MEAEKWGRRIRAYRKLKGYTQESFAKELSVSVSIIGEIERGNRLPTGELLKKIGQTLNITLEELAPNE
- the dusB gene encoding tRNA dihydrouridine synthase DusB; this translates as MLKIGNIEMKNQVVLAPMAGVCNSAFRLTVKEFGAGLVCAEMVSDKGIVLKNAKTMNMLYIDEREKPLSLQIFGGEKKTLVEAAQFVDKSTNADIIDINMGCPVPKITKCDAGAKWLLDPDKIYEMVSAVVEAVEKPVTVKMRMGWDEDHIFAVKNAQAVERAGGQAIALHGRTRVQMYEGKANWDIIKEVKQSINIPLIGNGDVQTPQDAKRMLDETGCDGVMIGRAALGNPWMIYRTVQFLKTGKLMGEPSVREKMDVCILHLDRLIALKNEDVAVREMRKHAAWYLKGVKGNAKVRNAINECNTRNHMVTLLNDMVADVEEKESQVTVC
- the lysS gene encoding lysine--tRNA ligase translates to MSQEELNDQLQVRRDKMNAMRERGLDPFGKRYDRSHNIKELVEQYAELEKEDLEAKDVSVTLAGRIMTKRGKGKAGFANIQDLTGQIQVYVRVDAIGAEAYEVFDSSDLGDIIGVKGTLFKTKVGELSVKVHEFEFLTKALRPLPDKFHGLKDVEQRYRQRYLDLIMSQESRSTFITRSKIIQSMRRYLDNHGYLEVETPMMHSIAGGASARPFITHHNALDMELYMRIAIELHLKRLIVGGLEKVYEIGRVFRNEGVSTRHNPEFTMIELYEAYADYQDIMSLTENLIAHIAREVLGTTTIQYGEYEVNLEPEWKRLHMVDAIKEFTGVDFWKQMSVEEARELAKEHRVEITEHMLYGHIVNEFFEQKVEEKLIQPTFIYGHPVEISPLAKKNEEDSRFTDRFELFIVAREHANAFTELNDPIDQRERFEAQLKEREQGNDEAHEMDEDFVEALEYGMPPTGGLGIGIDRIVMLLTNSPSIRDVLLFPLMRHR